The following proteins come from a genomic window of Pirellula staleyi DSM 6068:
- a CDS encoding DUF1552 domain-containing protein: MHAPYVTTRQPIARRSFLRGAGAALISLPLLDAMTAPLARADENKSPPRFVAACATLGFHAPFFFPEKSGRDYEPTPYLQKLGDLRGDYTVFSGLSHPEQQGNNGHASELTWLTGAQRPGLAGFRNTISLDQMIAETLGPQTRYPCLVLSTSGRSMSWTASGVEIPGETSAAKLFKSLFISGTPSEMEAELAQIRRGGSILDTVQGQAKKLEQKLGSDDRQKLEEYLQSVRQLESRLQQSEGWTKRPKPTLDVPLPKDVADRNDAIGKQRLMYEMIVLALQTDSTRTLTFQLSGMNAVPVIPGVKNDWHNLSHHGKDPEKIEELRVIEEAEFDVFAEFLARLKSVKEEGQSLLDRTAVLFGSNLGNASSHDWHNVPTLLAGGAFRHGQHIAAGDEKNNASLGNLFVQIAQHMQLEIDRFGSSTSGSITGFEAKS, from the coding sequence ATGCACGCCCCTTATGTCACCACACGTCAGCCGATCGCACGCCGCAGTTTTTTGCGCGGTGCAGGTGCGGCGCTCATCTCGCTGCCGCTGCTCGATGCCATGACCGCGCCACTGGCTCGCGCCGATGAAAACAAATCGCCACCTCGGTTTGTGGCAGCATGTGCCACGCTCGGTTTTCATGCGCCGTTCTTCTTTCCGGAGAAATCGGGGCGCGATTACGAGCCGACCCCTTATTTGCAAAAGCTTGGCGATTTGCGAGGAGATTACACCGTTTTCTCGGGACTCTCGCATCCCGAACAGCAGGGGAACAACGGCCATGCTTCGGAGCTGACCTGGCTCACCGGTGCCCAGCGTCCAGGGCTCGCGGGCTTTCGCAATACGATCTCGCTCGACCAGATGATTGCCGAAACCTTGGGTCCGCAAACGCGCTATCCCTGCCTCGTCCTTTCGACGAGTGGACGCTCGATGTCGTGGACCGCCAGTGGCGTAGAAATTCCTGGCGAGACATCAGCCGCCAAGCTCTTCAAATCGCTGTTCATCAGCGGCACGCCGAGTGAAATGGAGGCCGAACTGGCGCAAATTCGTCGAGGTGGATCGATCCTCGATACAGTGCAGGGACAAGCTAAAAAGCTCGAGCAGAAACTTGGCAGTGACGATCGCCAGAAACTTGAAGAGTACCTGCAATCGGTGCGGCAACTCGAGTCGCGCTTGCAGCAATCAGAAGGTTGGACCAAACGCCCCAAGCCAACCCTCGATGTGCCGCTCCCCAAGGATGTGGCTGATCGCAACGATGCGATTGGAAAGCAGCGCCTGATGTACGAGATGATCGTGCTCGCCTTACAAACCGATAGCACGCGAACACTCACCTTTCAGCTCTCGGGGATGAATGCGGTGCCGGTGATTCCGGGGGTGAAGAACGATTGGCATAACCTGTCGCATCACGGCAAGGATCCTGAAAAGATCGAAGAGCTGCGCGTGATCGAAGAGGCGGAGTTCGACGTCTTTGCCGAGTTTCTCGCCCGGCTGAAAAGTGTGAAAGAAGAAGGGCAATCGCTGCTCGATCGGACTGCCGTTCTGTTCGGCTCGAACCTGGGGAACGCCAGCAGTCACGACTGGCACAATGTTCCCACGCTGCTGGCAGGCGGCGCGTTTCGACATGGCCAGCACATCGCTGCCGGGGACGAAAAAAACAATGCCTCGCTCGGCAATCTGTTTGTGCAGATCGCGCAGCACATGCAGCTCGAGATCGATCGCTTCGGCAGCAGCACCAGTGGCAGCATCACCGGTTTCGAAGCAAAGAGTTAG
- a CDS encoding DUF1592 domain-containing protein, with translation MKFTNPCSLFSLPLLACLAITSDIAAADVSLPRAQLFSKYCHDCHQGENSEGGLDLSAVQEDLSDPRWFAKWERIYDRIASGEMPPQEAAQPTEAERTAVLDELRDKLTAAHQRSKGTVLRRLNRSEYENTINDLLGTRLKLVNQLPADAKSHEFENVGEALGTSMVQVQRYLDCAMLAWDEVLASHMPPESKVTRASYADTRGGEQWLGKVWLKRDDGAVVFFRELGYPTGMLREANTRFTGNYKIRVTGYAFQSEKPITFALGATSFARGVEMPTFGYFSLAPGEPQTVEITARLDANYMIEITPQGLIDEGNFIRQNGIADYRGPGLAILHVELEGPLADEQIARGRALLLGDFEQQPIVQRGGNRGRTPPTNLIAENPSEAARKVLLRLGNEAFRRPVVAADVEPFAKLFDAQVAAGSNHQEALKTAVVALLCSPDFLFLEESSGQLNSHQLAARISYFLARTLPDAELRRAANSGELLGDPKVSRAQIDRLLASEAFDRCIADFTDAWLNLRDLEFTNPDAALYPEHDRYLQWSMREETRLFVRALFRENLPVRHLVKSDFAMLNERLAEHYEIEGVAGPDLRRVALPPGSLRGGVLTQASVLKVSANGTNTSPVVRGVYVMERILAQHAPPPPPGIPGVEPDIRGSTTLRELLAKHRDSDNCRACHAQIDPPGFALESFDPIGNYRERFRSIGDGERVSREVRGQKVRYKLGPPVDASGELASGEKFASYPEFRDQLAAREFDLAVALVTKLLTFATGREMGFSDRAEIRSIAMQTQDDGYGARDLLHAALASKIFRSK, from the coding sequence ATGAAGTTCACCAACCCGTGTTCTCTTTTCAGCTTGCCGCTGCTGGCTTGCCTTGCGATCACCAGCGACATTGCAGCGGCTGATGTTTCGCTCCCCCGCGCGCAGCTCTTTTCTAAATATTGCCACGACTGCCACCAGGGTGAAAACTCCGAGGGTGGGCTCGATCTGTCGGCAGTGCAGGAAGATCTCTCCGACCCACGCTGGTTTGCCAAATGGGAGCGGATCTACGACCGAATAGCCTCGGGCGAAATGCCACCGCAAGAGGCCGCGCAGCCCACCGAAGCGGAACGCACAGCGGTACTCGACGAGCTGCGCGACAAACTCACTGCGGCTCACCAGCGCTCCAAAGGAACGGTGCTGCGACGCCTCAACCGGAGCGAGTATGAAAACACGATCAACGATCTGCTGGGGACGAGGCTGAAGCTGGTCAACCAGTTGCCTGCCGATGCCAAATCGCACGAGTTTGAAAACGTCGGTGAAGCGCTCGGCACATCGATGGTGCAAGTGCAGCGGTATCTCGACTGCGCGATGCTTGCGTGGGATGAAGTCCTCGCAAGCCACATGCCACCAGAAAGCAAAGTGACACGCGCTAGCTATGCCGACACACGGGGTGGCGAGCAGTGGCTCGGCAAAGTGTGGCTGAAGCGCGATGATGGTGCGGTGGTCTTTTTTCGCGAGCTTGGCTATCCCACCGGAATGCTTCGCGAAGCCAATACGCGCTTCACCGGCAACTATAAGATTCGGGTCACAGGCTACGCCTTTCAATCCGAGAAACCGATCACCTTCGCGCTCGGGGCAACATCATTTGCGCGGGGCGTCGAGATGCCGACGTTTGGTTATTTCAGCCTAGCACCCGGTGAGCCGCAAACGGTCGAGATCACCGCGCGACTCGATGCCAACTACATGATCGAGATCACGCCGCAAGGACTCATCGATGAAGGGAACTTCATTCGACAAAACGGAATTGCCGACTACCGAGGGCCGGGGCTCGCGATCTTGCATGTGGAACTCGAAGGTCCGCTGGCTGATGAACAAATCGCGCGCGGTCGAGCGCTGCTGCTAGGCGATTTCGAGCAGCAGCCGATCGTGCAGCGCGGCGGCAATCGAGGACGGACTCCGCCGACGAATCTGATTGCCGAAAATCCGAGTGAGGCAGCTCGCAAAGTGCTTCTTCGACTTGGAAATGAAGCTTTTCGGCGACCTGTGGTGGCAGCCGACGTCGAGCCGTTTGCCAAACTTTTCGATGCTCAAGTGGCGGCCGGATCGAATCATCAAGAGGCGCTGAAGACGGCCGTTGTTGCGCTCCTCTGCTCGCCCGATTTTCTGTTCCTCGAGGAGTCGAGTGGCCAGCTGAATAGCCATCAGCTCGCAGCGCGAATCTCGTACTTCCTGGCGCGAACACTTCCCGATGCGGAGCTGCGCCGCGCGGCGAATTCTGGCGAGCTGCTCGGTGATCCCAAGGTCAGCCGCGCGCAGATCGATCGCCTCCTTGCCAGCGAAGCGTTCGATCGCTGCATTGCCGATTTCACCGACGCCTGGCTTAACTTGCGCGATCTCGAGTTCACTAATCCCGACGCAGCGCTCTATCCCGAACATGATCGTTATTTGCAGTGGTCAATGCGCGAGGAAACGCGGCTGTTTGTTCGGGCACTCTTCCGCGAGAACTTGCCGGTTCGTCATCTGGTGAAGTCCGATTTTGCCATGCTCAACGAGCGGCTAGCCGAGCACTACGAGATCGAAGGGGTGGCTGGTCCCGATCTGCGACGCGTCGCATTGCCGCCGGGGAGCTTGCGTGGCGGAGTTCTCACGCAGGCAAGTGTGCTGAAGGTTTCGGCCAATGGCACCAACACTTCGCCGGTGGTGCGCGGCGTGTATGTGATGGAGCGAATTCTGGCCCAACATGCGCCACCACCGCCTCCAGGAATTCCTGGGGTGGAGCCCGATATTCGTGGCAGCACGACATTGCGCGAACTGCTCGCCAAGCATCGCGACAGCGACAACTGCCGCGCTTGTCACGCGCAGATCGATCCACCCGGTTTTGCGCTTGAGTCATTCGATCCCATTGGCAACTATCGCGAGCGTTTTCGTAGCATTGGTGATGGAGAGCGCGTGAGTCGCGAGGTGCGTGGTCAAAAGGTACGCTACAAACTTGGCCCCCCGGTCGATGCGAGTGGCGAACTGGCGAGCGGCGAGAAATTCGCCAGCTACCCAGAGTTTCGCGATCAACTTGCAGCGCGCGAGTTTGATCTCGCGGTTGCTTTGGTCACCAAGCTCCTCACGTTTGCAACGGGGCGCGAAATGGGATTTTCTGATCGCGCCGAGATTCGTTCAATCGCCATGCAAACGCAAGACGATGGCTACGGGGCACGCGATTTGTTGCATGCTGCCCTCGCCAGTAAAATTTTCCGCTCGAAGTAG
- a CDS encoding alpha/beta hydrolase, which yields MGCQLRPEFTELRFPALAGALLAAVLTALTLEVPLVAAERQLQDVVYSKAKDADQVRNSLDVYAPAKGADLPIMVWIHGGGWKRGSKELVDRKVTAFNERGFVLVSINYRFTPAVTYHEQGTDVARAIAWVHEHAAEFGGSRDKIFVMGHSAGAHLAALVSTDHRYLEAEKLSLATIQGAVLLDGAGYDVPRQIEIAALPALKELYIDAFGTDPLKQKDASPISHVAKEKQIPPFLILHIASRRDGKLQSESLAKAINEAGGSAKVYSAAGKTHGTINRELGLAGDAPTKEVFGFLEAQLKRLASKSKP from the coding sequence ATGGGCTGCCAACTGCGACCGGAATTCACCGAGCTTCGTTTTCCAGCTCTCGCTGGCGCGCTGCTGGCGGCTGTGCTAACCGCTTTAACGCTCGAGGTTCCGCTTGTCGCGGCGGAACGCCAGCTCCAGGATGTGGTCTATTCCAAGGCCAAAGACGCCGACCAGGTCCGCAACAGCCTCGATGTGTATGCCCCAGCGAAAGGGGCCGATTTGCCGATCATGGTCTGGATTCATGGTGGTGGTTGGAAGCGCGGGAGCAAGGAACTCGTCGATCGCAAAGTCACCGCGTTTAACGAGCGGGGCTTTGTGCTGGTGAGTATCAACTATCGGTTTACACCCGCAGTGACCTACCACGAACAAGGGACCGATGTGGCTCGCGCGATTGCCTGGGTGCACGAGCATGCGGCTGAATTTGGTGGTTCGCGCGACAAGATTTTTGTGATGGGGCATTCGGCCGGCGCGCATCTCGCAGCACTGGTGTCGACCGATCACCGGTATCTCGAGGCAGAGAAGCTGTCGCTCGCGACGATCCAAGGAGCTGTGCTGCTCGATGGTGCGGGCTACGACGTGCCGCGGCAAATTGAAATCGCCGCGCTCCCGGCGCTCAAGGAGTTGTACATCGACGCTTTTGGCACCGATCCGCTCAAGCAAAAAGATGCCAGCCCGATCTCGCATGTGGCGAAAGAAAAGCAGATTCCACCTTTTTTGATCCTGCATATCGCTTCGCGGCGCGATGGAAAGCTGCAATCGGAATCGCTCGCGAAAGCGATTAACGAAGCAGGCGGGTCGGCCAAGGTTTACTCTGCAGCAGGGAAAACCCACGGCACGATCAACCGCGAACTTGGTCTCGCAGGAGATGCGCCGACCAAAGAAGTTTTTGGTTTTCTCGAAGCTCAGCTCAAACGCCTCGCGAGCAAAAGCAAGCCTTAG